aagagagctgcagagagcactgCCATGCTCTGCCGCATGTACACCTCCTGCAACTCTCCTCCTGATTCAGGGCCATCTTGCTGTTCTGGCCTCACTAAAACCATGCTGAGAGCTACACTCTCTCATTTGGATAGTGAGTTTTCTGCTGGTATCAGACTCCTGAGATTGGGCTTATTACAGAATAATTTTGAGGAGTTTCCTCTTTAGTAAAAGCAAACCCTGCAGCAATCATTTCTCTTTGCTAGTTTTCAGACTTGCTGCCTGGAGataaggaaagcaaacaaataaaccaaaagCCAGAACCcaataaaagcatttctctcTTATATGACGTAAATAAGGCTCCTAGCCGTTCATCCATGGAAAACGGCCAAGAATAAAATCCACTCATtgtgctttgaagaaaatggaaaacacaaatgaaatgGTCTCAAGACACTGATCCTGCAGACTGTTCTGTCATATTcttccaagagaaaaaatatttggagcTCAGGAGTGGTTTTGATGGACAGGACTGTTTAAATTAGTGCTGCAAGTCCTATcaaaatgcactttttaaaCCCACTGTTCCCTTTCAATTAAAGAGTTGTGCTGGATTTAAAGATCTCCATCCAGTCTAGAACTTTGCATGACCTCAGTAGTGACTCTCCTTCCCAGCTGAGGCTCACGTTGCACCTCCCATAGGTCTCAGAGCTTCTGCTGTCCTGTCTGCAAGCAGACCGCCACCGCTTTGAAGGCACCAGAATAAATTAGCCATGTTCATTGCTCATCACCTCTGTAGCATGACGGAGGCAcagtagaaaaatatattcttagCTGTATAAAACCCTGCCAGTCCAACTGAGGAGCAGAAACTTACTTTTATACCATCTCTTCCAGTTTCTCTCTATTCTCCCCCCATCCCTTCTTCCTTACTGCAGAAACCATGACACAGACATGGTTCAGCTGCAGACAACAAGCTGCACTGGCAAAGTCAGTTGTCTCCATAACGCTTTGGAAAGCTGCACTCTGGATTTGTGCTTAGAGTAACAAGTGTTTTCCGCTGGCTTTGGTTAAACAGATTCCTTTTGGATTCCATTGGGAATGTGCACCATGTACTCGCTTATCAGTGCAGATGTGTTCCTGAGCATCTCATGGAATGTGTCAATTGTCTTTCTGTAAACATCCCTGTGTAGAACAAAAGGACGGAAAAGGTTGAGAGGTTCAGCCCTCTGGAATATGATGGGGAAGCCCAGCTCTGCTGGTACCTTCCCATTGCCGATGAAGAAGTGGTAGAGCTTCTTCTCATGCAGACATTTCTCCAGGAATTTCAGCATGTCCTGTAGACGGACCTCCAACTTCTCTGGGGCCCAGTCCTGACTTGGACGTGTCTGCAGCAGATGCAGCAACACTGTCTTCAGGTGGTAGTTGCTGAGCCCACTTGGACCTGTGAGGCTGCACTGCTTCCCgtggaggaaggagaggatCTGAAGGCAGCTGACATGGCAGGCATTGGCAGGCAGCATTTTGGAGATCATCTGTATGAACCTCCTCTCATACACTGCAAAGGTGAGAAACCAGTGAGTGCTGGAGGGGAGGTCTGCTGCCAGGCAGTTCCGAGGGAAATGAGAGATGAAGTAAACATCAGAGTTCTCGTACTGCACCACAGGGGTGAGGTTGAAGGCAATTGATTTTCCCGATTTAAATTTTATCTTCAGGGCTCCTGGAGAATCCAAGAGGCTAAAAGACAGGTCAAATTCATACTTGTGGGAGATTTTGTTCCAGGCCTTGGTGACTGCAATCTGGAACCACTTCATGACTTGGTCAGCATCCAGATATTGTGTATTTTTGAAGCACAGGAGGTCTTCCATTTCACTGCTGAGTCTGGTAGTATTGCCTTGGCTATGGAGGAGGCACAGCATATCTTCTCCTAGTTTAGTCTTGTCACAGATGCAACCTGTCTCATCCTCATCTGCCCTGCATACCTTGATAGTGCCATAACCTTGTTCATCTGGGGGAAAAGAATTGCCAGAGCACCATATCTGAGATCGGAAACAATATGGCTCTGGGGGTGCAAAAGGCACTATCAGATCGCAGACAAAAGGTTTACGCACTCTCCAGTTCTCATACATGCTTCCCACACCCATGCAGTCCTCCACTTCCATGTCAGCATCCCGGTTACAAACACTCCTCAAGGCCTCCAGCAGGTCATCTGCAAAGCCTTCCACCATCTCCCGCATCCTGGCCATGTCTCCAGTGGTACCCAGGATACGCTTCTCATAGAAGCTGGCTAAGATGGCCTTGTCAGGGAAGGCCACTCCTTTAAATGCTTTCCCCAGGACAGCCATGTCATCCTCATCTGCTCCTGTGTCCTGCCAATTCCCCTCCTGGAAATCCTGCCTCCAGAGCTCGATCAATAGGAAGATGACCATGGAAAGAGCAGTCCACATATCCCATTGGACCTTTTCCTCTTTGACATCCTCCACtacttttgctgctttttccagAACCTTCTGTGCAGCTTCCTGACCTTCAATTTCCTGTTCCAAGCGCAACTTCTCTAGCCGAAGGATCTCCTCCCGCTCCTTCATCTTCTGGatgatttcttctgtattttcaaggATAGTGCCATTCTCTTTAGGGAAGAGGAGTGGGTGGTTGACAATAGCTGTAATCACCACTAGGCACACTCGGAAGATTCCCACAGGCATGGCAGTTCCTTCACTGAAAGAGCAAAAAGGCAGAATGACCCATGATTCAGGATATATtctctcaggaagaaaaagttaaaaatccCCTCTTGAATAAAAGATACAGCATCCTTTCCAACCCTATACAAAGTGCTTGGGTTCTTAAGCCCATTCCTGTTTCTACAGGCTAGAAACTAAGCTTCTCAAAGAGACTTTATCAAACTTTATTTGTGGATGGTAAGGATGAAAGGATCCTTCTCATTATATCacctttgaaaaacagaatgatgAAGCCACTCGCTACTGTCAACCCACTGCAAATTTGCTGGGGTACTATGGCAGGACCTCCCCAGATATAAAAAGAAGACAGGGTTGGAGATGATTATTATTTGCCCTCACCATAAAGCTGGAGTAGAAGTAAAGCAGATGTGGCAATGGCATAGGCAGGCTACTCTGGCTACCTTCCACATGAATCACATATGTGTGTGGGATCCACACAGACACTTAAGTCAGAGCAATCTTCACTACCAATGCTGGTTGTGTGTACCTGGGTAGGAACAAGCCAgcgtggttttgtttttccaagcaGGTTCTACAGAAAGAGTTAGGATCAGCCTGTGGCAAATCCTCCCAGCCCCCAGAACGCCTCATGACTGCGGTAcgtggaaaaacatttttaaactggaaaGGATTTCCTTTAACCCAGTGGTTTTAAAAGTATCAGACTGTTTACTTTTGGTGTTTACTATTAATCACTATTAATCCTGCTGTCCCAGACTCTAGGCAAGGAGGGGAACATCTCTGACAGTCTCATTCATGTCTTCACAGAGCATGCAACAAACTCAGATCTATTCCACTGGGCTTTGTTATTGTTAGTGCATCACAAACTTTAAGGCTGAGTGGCAGAAACCTAAGCGGCCTTACTGTGAGCGCTCACTATGCATAGGAACTGTATCCTCTGGCACTTGATTATCTTTGCTTATAAGAGGTTTGGGACTCAATTAACAAGGCAAAGGAACAGGGTTGAATAGCATTGtccaagcagaaagaaaattcacACAGTACTCAGGATAATGTGAAGTGCCCCTCCCAGTGTAACATTTACTAACAATCCTTTTTTTAGATCCTCTGTACGTATACAGATGCACACCCTTACACAGACTTTGCATTGAAGATAGTTTGCTGGCCTTTCTTGTCCCTTTTACATTTATATTAACTCTTCAAATCATCAGGCAATGAATTAAAGCTGAATTAATACCCAAAGCTGGATGTTCCAGTTATTCTGTGAGCTCCATGTCTGgccacattttaaaaataaactggacTCACCCTGCATTGCAAAAGGCTTTATCGGTTAGTTGGGGCAGGGCAGGAAGCCCTGGTGAGATCCTTTCCTTAGTGCTATGCTCTTGCAGGCTATATGAGCTTTCCAAGCCTACAAATAACATGGCCAAGGGGCCATTGCAGCAGTCTTGATCAGTACAACATCGTTCCTTTGTCTTGCCCCAATCTTGCTTAGATGTTTTATGTTACTATAATACTTCTCGAGTGCATACGGCTGAAAGAAGCTGGCTTTCTTTTCATGTTCTTGCACCCTTCAAAACTCTCCCGTGCCCAGCTGAACATGGCCACACTGCTTCCAGAGGCTACCTGCTCCAAAGCAGATGGAACCAGGCCAGCAATTCTCCAGCCCAGTGCTGGCCAGCTCAACTGAATTCATTTTGTACTGCACTGAAAAGTTAAGAATATCCCCGCTGATTTTGCAGGACTAGAATATGAAGCACGTACACTACGTCATTCCCCAGTAAGCTACACAGGCATCAACATCTGGAGGCAAATCAGGATGAAAACTGGAAATGAGAACATCTTCAGGATAGCATGAATTTGCAAGAGACATCTGTTCTCAGCCTTAAAACTGAGAAAGTTCTGATCAAAACTGCTGTAGCAGTTTACAATGGAAAATGAAGGCTAACATGAAGTCCAGTTTGGGCTGAAGGTTAATGATGCTCAGTGGCCTAGGTCAGTGGAACCTGCCCTTGTCAGCTCCAAGGGTGGCACAGGCAGAGCATTCCCACATCTCATCAGAGACAGCTTTCCTGGCTAACACGGGAAGACTAATTCATGCAGGTGAAACCAGTGGCACTGCCTGCTAGGGCGGTCCAGTCTTCCCTATGTTATAAAAGCTGCTCTCTTTACTTGCTTTCAACTTCAGCCCAAGCAATTTAAGcttgataaaaatatttatgcctGCTCTGGATGAGACAGTTTTGTGCGAGGAACAGAGAGGGAGTCCAAATGTTTCCAAGCTGGAGACtaacaaaaagaaacaccaTTGTTTCATCTACACATCAAATTTAGCAACATTTCatgcatgaaaaacaaaataaaagaattcaTGAGGTTTTAAGAAGGCAAATTTCCAAAGCATCCTTTCCAATTTTCTGGGCACACTattctttttccattcaaaCCACAGTCATTGTCCATACTCTGCAACAGGTTAACATCTCGCAACATTCTGCACTCTCTCTTGCCATAGTCCCAGGGCTCCAAAGGTTCCTCCAAACCCACCTCCAACCCCAGAGTGACTGGTTTCCTCCTGTGCATTTTTTTGGCACTTACTGCTTCAGTGACTGGCACTTGGTGGATGCTAAGGTTAATGATATCTCCAAACAGGCCTGAGAAGTGAGGGGGCATGTACCATCCCTGCTCCAGGTGGGAATGAGGACTCAGGGAGATAAAAGCAGCTGATAGTTCTGTTGCCCTTAAAAACAACCATCAGCAACATCCAGCAGCAGGTTGTATGTTCAAAGTCTTCCCCAGGAACACCTGTGGCTCTCCCTGCTCAGCTCCTGGGCAAGTCATACGTCATTCTTCCAAGCCTGAAGGAGCCTCTTTGCTACAGCATCACAACCAGTGCCACAACAGGTCCTGAATGATGCAGGAAGACctgagagggaagggaaaaggcaACGCTGCCATCTTCTCTGAAGACATggagaatatttttccttcattgtggctcctttctttccccaaagGCCTCTTATACTGCTATATTTTCTCTCAGAATTATTTTCCCCTTAAATTTTTGAATCATGGGAAGCAAAACATACTCTGGCTGGTGCTCAGCAATAAGGCAGATAGGAGCAAGCTGAAGCTTTGATTCTTGAATTAGAAAAACCCAAGTCAGGCCACTGAATGTGGTTCAGTAATGCTCTGAAGTACTCTGAGATGTCATTTATGATATACTCGATTATTTCCTCCAATTTGGCTGACACAAAAGGCAGTTAATAGGTGGCTCCGCATTGTGTTTCACTTTGGTAGgcagcaagaaaagcagatatTTGAAAAAGTGATAGTAACTACACCTGGTTAGGAGCTGTTTTCTTCGAAAGGTGACAAGTTTTTGAAACCAGGGTTTTCAGGGAAACACATATAATTTTTTATCCTTGAGGTCTACAAAGGACTCTGCTGCATATTTTGACCACAGAGAGACATAGGCAGAACAGACACCAACCTACTCTTGGACTTTCTTGCTGGGAAGAAACAAATTCCACACTCAAACGTTTCAGGCCTGCTCAGCCACACTCCCTCATTGCTGAGCTTTTGGGTGCCCCACGATTCCCTCCCCGctgcaacagaaaacaaattgccTTTTGGCCtgaaaatgcttgtgctgtatCTATGAAGACCTAGTCAAGATAAAAATGAACACTTTCAGTataaaaaatattccagaattAAGTTTGCTGAAAGCCCTTCGTGAAGCACTATGCTCTTCTCCAGTTTGCAAACACTGCTGCCTCTGCAGGTATATACTTGAGAGAGAAATTTGTTTCCTCTTACTTCAAGGACTTGTTACTTGAGGACTTCAAGCTCTGAACTGTAAGAAGCATACaaattgaaagagaaatggaaactgTAGAGATGCATAGCAGTATTATTGTTCCTGACAAAAACTTGGAAAGATGCACTTTAATTAGTCAACCTCACACCACTGACACTGCTGTTTTTCTACCATCTCCCTATCAATATTTACAGAGCAATCAAAAGACCTTTTCTGACTCAGGACAGATAGTGAGGgcagtttttcttccagctcACAGATCAAACTTCAGGGATAGAAGTGCTGAATCGATACTCATGGAAAAAGGCAAATGTACTTCTAGAGAGGGGAATACAACAGTAAAGGTATTAGAGCAGTCTTTGTCACTAGCTACTGAGAATTTGTTGCTcaaattttgcttgttttgtgctaagaagaagaagaacaacaaaataattcagagtGTGATTTTATTTGTACACATTTAATAACAGAGCACACATCAAGTACCCTTATAGTCTGATGATAAACTTACCCTAAAAGCCTTCCTCCAAATTCAGGAGGGGTAGAAGTAATTTAAGTTTTAGTTTCTTTCCCAGCCCTTGAGGCTGCCACACTCATCATCTGGCCTCTTTCATGTCAACATGGTGCTCTTCAGCTTTGAGCTGAGCTTTCTCAGGAACTGAGGAATTGATATTGACAGGACTTCAGTCAAACCTGCCTGATTCTTGAGACACCATTTTTactgaagaagcattttctgGGGTGGGCAGAAGACGAGTACCATTATGGTGAAGAATTTCAGACCGGAATCAAGTGAGGCTTCCTATGCCAGCACTGCCTTTGTTGGGGCCTGAAGGTTACCTGACGGAATGGACACTGCAGGCAGAGTTGCTCATGGGAGGCATAACACTCAAGTATTTTATCTTGAAACAAGAGTTTCCAGGTCCACTGGAGTCAGCCAAATGTGGTTGGCAAGGCAGTGGACCCTGGGGGAGGTTGGAGTAGCCCTGCAGCTGAGGCAAACACACAGAAACTGACACATTGAAACAAAGCCTTAAGGTGACCAAGGACAAATTGCACCAGTCTACTTTTCCTGCCTGGCTGCATAGGTATTAACACATGTAATCAGATCTAGTTTTCAAGCGGGGATAGCTCCTGGCATAGACAGCAAGAGCCTAGGGGCTCAGACAGGAATCCTCGAGATGGCTGCTACCTGCCCAGACCCTACTGCCGCAATGTCCCCAGACATATACAGCAATGGAAGTACTCCATTTTCTGCTCCATCGTGAGCTTCTACGCATTGCTTtgacagcagccagcacagcccaaCTCTAGATGGAGGACTGGCAAAGGCTCCTACCTTCCCTTCTCTTGCATG
This portion of the Meleagris gallopavo isolate NT-WF06-2002-E0010 breed Aviagen turkey brand Nicholas breeding stock chromosome 8, Turkey_5.1, whole genome shotgun sequence genome encodes:
- the ITPRIP gene encoding inositol 1,4,5-trisphosphate receptor-interacting protein isoform X2, with amino-acid sequence MPVGIFRVCLVVITAIVNHPLLFPKENGTILENTEEIIQKMKEREEILRLEKLRLEQEIEGQEAAQKVLEKAAKVVEDVKEEKVQWDMWTALSMVIFLLIELWRQDFQEGNWQDTGADEDDMAVLGKAFKGVAFPDKAILASFYEKRILGTTGDMARMREMVEGFADDLLEALRSVCNRDADMEVEDCMGVGSMYENWRVRKPFVCDLIVPFAPPEPYCFRSQIWCSGNSFPPDEQGYGTIKVCRADEDETGCICDKTKLGEDMLCLLHSQGNTTRLSSEMEDLLCFKNTQYLDADQVMKWFQIAVTKAWNKISHKYEFDLSFSLLDSPGALKIKFKSGKSIAFNLTPVVQYENSDVYFISHFPRNCLAADLPSSTHWFLTFAVYERRFIQMISKMLPANACHVSCLQILSFLHGKQCSLTGPSGLSNYHLKTVLLHLLQTRPSQDWAPEKLEVRLQDMLKFLEKCLHEKKLYHFFIGNGKVPAELGFPIIFQRAEPLNLFRPFVLHRDVYRKTIDTFHEMLRNTSALISEYMVHIPNGIQKESV
- the ITPRIP gene encoding inositol 1,4,5-trisphosphate receptor-interacting protein isoform X1, with translation MTEGTAMPVGIFRVCLVVITAIVNHPLLFPKENGTILENTEEIIQKMKEREEILRLEKLRLEQEIEGQEAAQKVLEKAAKVVEDVKEEKVQWDMWTALSMVIFLLIELWRQDFQEGNWQDTGADEDDMAVLGKAFKGVAFPDKAILASFYEKRILGTTGDMARMREMVEGFADDLLEALRSVCNRDADMEVEDCMGVGSMYENWRVRKPFVCDLIVPFAPPEPYCFRSQIWCSGNSFPPDEQGYGTIKVCRADEDETGCICDKTKLGEDMLCLLHSQGNTTRLSSEMEDLLCFKNTQYLDADQVMKWFQIAVTKAWNKISHKYEFDLSFSLLDSPGALKIKFKSGKSIAFNLTPVVQYENSDVYFISHFPRNCLAADLPSSTHWFLTFAVYERRFIQMISKMLPANACHVSCLQILSFLHGKQCSLTGPSGLSNYHLKTVLLHLLQTRPSQDWAPEKLEVRLQDMLKFLEKCLHEKKLYHFFIGNGKVPAELGFPIIFQRAEPLNLFRPFVLHRDVYRKTIDTFHEMLRNTSALISEYMVHIPNGIQKESV